CTGCGAAACGGCATTGAGGTACTTCTCCTGCTCTGGCAAGTGTTCGTTGCGCTTGAGGATCCCGGTCATGCCCATGATGGCGTTCATCGGCGTGCGGATCTCGTGGCTCATGTTGGCCAGGAACTGTTGCTTGACCACTTCGCTCCGCTCCGCGCGATCCTTGGCCTGGCTCAGCTCCGCCGTGCGCTCGGCCACCGTGCGTTCCAACAGTTCCTTCTGCTTCTTCAATCCACCGGTGCGGATGCGGATGAAGAGCAGCACGGCCCCTGCGAGGATCAACACGGCCGCCACCTTTGCCCAGATGGTGAGGTACCACGGCGGAAGGATCGTGATGCGCAGGGCGATCGGCTCCGCGTTCCACACGCCATCGCGGTTGCGGCCCCAGACCTTGAACGTGTAGTCGCCCGGATCGAGGTTGGTGTAGTTCGCCGAATGCGCCTGGCCGGCATCGATCCGCTGCCGGTCGTAGCCTTCCAGTTGGTACTGATAGGTGCGGTTGCCCAGCGCGATGTATTCCATGCTGGCGAAGTCGATGCTGAGCATGCTCGCCTCCGCATACGGGATCACCAGTTCCTCCGCGAGGTGGGTGGGCACCTTCAGCAGGGCCTCCGGCGCACCAAGCGCAATGGAGCGGTTCGACAGTTTGATGTCGGTGATGGCCACTTGCACCGGACGCTCATCGATGCGCAGGTCGCGCGGGTGGAAATGGTTGAGGCCGTTGACACCGCCGAAGAAGAGCGTGCCGTCCTGTGTCTTGCAGAAGGCGTAGCGGTTGAACTCGTCGTTCTGCAGCCCATGCCGTCCATCGAAGTTGCGCACAGCATAGGTCTCCGGGTCGAAGCAGCAGAGCCCCTTGTTGGTGCTCATCCACAGTTGCCCGTCGTCGTCGCTGAGCAGTCCGTAGATCACGTTGTTCGGCAAGCCGTCCCGTGTGGAAAAACGTCTGCAACGACCGGTGCGTTTGTCCAGGCGTGCCAGCCCTCCGCCACTGGTGCCCACCCACAGGATGTCGGCGTCCTTCGGATCACCGAGCAGGCAGAAGATCACATCCGCGGCCAGCGAGGTGGTGTCGGACGGGATGTTCTGGTAGTGCTGCCATGCGTTCGTTCGCGGATCCAGGCGCAGGAGACCTTTCATGGTGCCCAACCAGAAGATCCCGGCCGCATCACGTTGAGTGGCTTGCACGAACCGGTATTCACCTCCGGATGCCTCCATGGGATAGGGCACGCTGGTGAAGCGCTCACTGCGCGTATCGAACAGCCCGTGGGAGGATGCACTGCCGAACGCGACGAGCGTATCGCCACTGGCATATAGGGGGAATTCGACGGGGATCGCAGGGTCTCGGAAGAACCGGAAGTCCCTGTCATCTGTTGCGCTCCGGGCGAGGATCCCGTTGGCGTTCGACCAGACCGTACCGTTGGGCGATACCACGAACGATCCCGTCCGGTCGTAGTAGAACTGCCGCTCACTGCCCTCCACCAAACCGGGTGGCGCCGGAGTCGTGATCGAGCGATGCGGATCACAGACCTTCACGTTCAGGCCGGAGACCAGCAGAACGCGGCCGTCGCTCAGGGGTGCCATCCATCCGACGGAGCGCATCAGTTGTGTATGGAACCGTTCGATGCGCGGGTCGTAGATGAAGATGCCGTAGCCTGGGGTGCCGATCCAGATCACGCCACTGCGGTCCTGATGGATGCAGGCCACGTCCAGGGTCGTCATGCCTAGAGGGCCATCTATCGGTCGCATGGCGCTGGATCGACCGGTCGAGGGATCGCAACGCCAGAGACCCTGGTCCGTGGCCAGCCAAATGCGGCCGTCCACATCCGCCATACCGTGCTTCGGCCACCCCCAGGCAGGCTGCCCCGCAGGGATCACGCGTTCATGGCCCGTGGCATCGTCGATCTCCGTAACGGTTCCGGTGCCCGCCACCTGATAGGTGATCCGGCGGTGGGCATCCCGCACGGCCAATTCGACGATCCGTTCGTTCCGAAGTCCCAGGACCGGATGCACGGTGCGGTCGGCCACGTCGCGGACCAACGATGCGATGAATGGCTCATCCCGCGTGTCGATGTGCAGGTAGGGCCGGTCGGGGTAGGTGCGGTCCAGCACGTTCGGCCCGTGCGAACGCAGGATACCGGCATGGTCGACGAACAATCCACAATTGTGGATATCGGCGATGCGTTGTGCGTGTGTGCCGGGCCCCAAGGGCGCAGCTGCGGTAGTGCCCGGTCGGACGCGATAGAGGTTGAAAGCCGTATTGAACCAGATGTTCCCGGACGGATCCTCGGCGATGGAGCGCACATCGCACACCAGATCGCCGCCGTCTTGTGAGGTGCCTTCCATGCGGGGAAGGTGGTGGAAGACCTCCGTGGCCGGGTCGAACACATCCAACCCGCTGTTGGTGCCGATCCAGAGCAGGCCTTTGCTGTCCTCGAAGATCTTCAGGATGTGGTTGTCACGCACCGACGAGCTGTCCTGCGGGTCGTGCCGGAACACCTTGAAGGAGTAGCCGTCGTAGCGGTTCAACCCATCCTTGGTGGCGAACCACATGAAGCCGGCGCGGTCCTGGAGGATGCTGCCCACCATGCCCTGCGAAAGGCCGTCCTCTATGCTGAGATGGCGCAGTGGGATGAGGAGGGTATCGACCTGCGCACGCGATGCCGCTGCCGCCAGAAGGCATGCCACAATGGCGATGCAAGCGCGCGCTCCGGTGCTCATGGCCTGAAGATCCCCTTGCTCATCGCATACACCACCAGGCCCGCTGTGTTGCGCGCGCCGGTCTTCAGCAGGATGTTGTTGCGGTGGCCCTCCACGGTGCGTGGGCTGAGGAAGAGCTTGCCGGCGATCTCCGTGGTGGTGAGCTCCTGGCAGATCAGGCGCAGCACTTCCAGCTCACGTTCGCTGAGCGGGTCCACATCGTCGAAGGTGGGCTTGATCTTGTCCTTCTTCACCAATCCGTGCAGCATCACGCGGCTCACCATCTCGCTGAAGTGGTAGCCCGTGCTGGCCACGGCGCGGATGGCGTTCTCGATCTCGTCCGGCTCGGCGGTCTTCAGCACGTAACCGTTCGCGCCCAGTTCCATCAGGTGTACGATGAACTTCTCCTCGCCATGCATGCTCAGCACGATCACCTTCACCTGCGGGTGTTCGGCCCGGATGCGCTCCATGGCCTTCATGCCATCGAGCACGGGCATCTCCAGGTCGAGCAACACGATGTCCACGGCGTTGTCGCGCAGCGCGGTGAGCAGTTCCTCCCCGTTCGAGCATTCGAAGGTCACCTGCACATCCGGCATGTCGCGCAGCAGCATGGCCAGTCCGCGGCGGAACATCACCTGATCGTCCGCGAGGGCGAGTTTGATCATGGCCCGAAGGTCGTTCAGGTGGAAATACCGGACACCCGTATTTCCACCTGTTCTTCATTTCCCGTGTATCCGCGCTGGCGGAGGGCCTCGTTACAAGGGCACTTTTGTCCCGCCGGTCAGCGATCCAATGCCCACCGGCCCGAATGATGAAGAACCTGATCCTCCTCACCGCCATGAACACGATGCTCGCCACTGCGCTCAACGCACAGACCCCGATGATCCCGACGAACAACTGGCTTGCCGCGAACCGGGCGGTTCTGGGCACCAATACCCCCGCCAACTGGCTGCTCGACCTCGATGCCGACGACATGGAGGTGTACGTCACAGCCAACCACGCGCTGGTGCTGGTGGACCGCATGCCAATCATGAACACGGATGGCGCCGCCTTCCTGCGCAAGAGCGTCACCGGGCTCGGCGGCTCGCATCTCTCCCTGGTGGGCGAGGTGGAGAGCGTGAACGACAGCGTGATGCGCGGCACCTACAGTGGCCTGCTGGGTGGTACCGCGGTGCTGATGGATCAGTATGTCCAACTGCGGAACGGTGTTCCGGTCACCATCATTCGCGTCATCAACCGGGTGAACGGTTCCGCGCCGAACACGCTGACCGACTCGGAGGACCTGGCCCTCGGCTTGCTCCGCGCAACGGATGAAAGTGGTCTCGATCCTGCGCTCACCAGGAATTGAGCATCACCTCCTCAGCCGCCATGGCCGGACCGCCCACGCAGTTCGGCCATGACCTTTTCGTTCAGGTCCATCGCTTCTTTCACCAGCGCATGGCAGGTTGAAGCACCATCGGCACGCGCCTGCTGCTCCAAGGTGGTGAGCAGGTCGAACAGCTTCTGCGCACCCATGTAGTTCACCTGCGGGCGGGCGCTGTGCGCGGCCACGGCGAGCGACTCTCCATCCTGCGCGGCCAACGCCGAATGCATCTTCTCGAAGAGATCGGGCGCACCGCTCAGGTACATCCGTATGTACTTCTCCATGCGCGACCGGTCGCCCTTGCAGAAGCGTTCGAGGTAGGCCAGATCGGTAAGTGGCGCGTCCATGCGGCCAAGGTAGCCATTGACTTCGCGGCCCCTATCTTCGCTCCGCGACGAATGACCATGGCCAAGAAGATCTTCATCGTGGACGACGATGTGATGCTCGCCACCATGCTGGCCGACCACCTGCGCAGCAGCTTTCCCCACGCGGTGGAGGTCTTCCATACCGGCGAGGATTGCCTGGCGCACCTGAGCGACCATCCCGACCTGGTGATCCTGGACCACCACCTGAACAACGTGGTGAAGGACGCCGCCGATGGACTGCAGATCCTTCAGCGGATCAAGAAGCTCGATCGGCAGGTGCATGTGATCATGCTCAGCAGCCAAACCCACTATGGTGTCGCCTTGCAGACCGTGCAGAAGGGTGCGGAGCAGTACGTCATCAAAGGCAAGGACCAGTTCGACGAGATCGATCGGATCGTGCGGGAAGTGCTGGGCTGAGGCCGGCGTCTTTCTAGCAGGGCAGCAGGCACTCTGCTCACACGCTCCATTCTACGAAGTACATCTCCATCTCCCCCTTGCCCTTCGCCTGCACTTTGCCGCGCGGCGTGAACGTGAGACCGGGTTCATCCTTCACTAGTGCATAGGTCGCCTCGCTGATGTTCACCTGCCCCACCTCGCCGCTGCTCTCCATGCGGCTGGCCGTGTTCACCGTATCGCCCCAGATGTCGTAGCTGAACTTCTTCACACCTACGATGCCGGCCACCACCGGGCCGGTGTGGATACCGATGCGGATCTCGAAGTAGGGAAGGCCTGCCGCAACTTTCCGCGCCTTGCCCTCAGCGATGAAGTCGCGCATCTCCAATGCCGCCTTCATCACGTCAGTGACGTGCGTGGTGTTCGGTGTTGGAAGGCCACCGGCCGCCATGTAGGCATCGCCGATGGTCTTGATCTTCTCGATGCCGTGCTTCTCCGTGATGCGGTCGAATGCGCTGAAGCACTCATTGAGGTCGCGTACCAGGTCCTTCGGGCTCATGTGCTCGCTCATCGCTGTGAACCCCTTGAAGTCCGTGAAGAGCACGGTGACCAGATCGATCTGCACGGCTTCGGCCTCGCCTTTCGCCTTCAGCTCCTCGGCCACCTCCGAGGGCAGGATGTTCAGCAGGAGCGCTTCGCTGCGTGCCCGCTCACGGCCGATCCGCACGCGCTGGAACAGGAACACCCCGGCGAACGCGACCATGAGCGCCAGACCGAAGAGCGAACCGTTGCGCAACAGCTTCTGTCGGCGCAGCTCGGCGGCGCTCAGGGCGTCCTTCTTTTCCTGTTCGGCCCGATCGAGTTCCTCCTTGCGGTCGAAATCGAACTGCATCTTCTGGCGCATCAGGTCCTGCGCGCTGGAGGCGTTGTACAGGCTGTCCTTCGCGGCCACGGTGCGCTTGAACCAGGCAAGGGCTGCGGCATGGTCGCCGCGCGCGCTGTCCACCCGGCTCAATTCAAGGTAGGCGTTCAGGAGAAGGTCCCAGCTGTCACTCGCGCTGGCATCGGTCACCCCCTGGCGCAGTTCGCGCCCCGCGTCATCGTAGCGCTTGGCCAGGAGATGTGCCCGCCCCAACGTGATGTGGGCCTGGGCTGTCCCGCTCGGGTCGCCGAGTTCTCCGGCCATGCGGAGGGCCTCCTGCGCATCGTGCAACGCACCGGCCCCATCACCCATGCGCAGGCGGATGTCCGCCATGTTGCCCAAGGCGCGCATCTCCCCGTTCGCATACCCGATGGTGCGGAAGCCTTCCAGGGCTTGCCCGGTCAGCCGCAGCGCCTCGGGGAACTGTCCCTGCTCATAAAGCACCGTGGCGATGTTCGAACGCGCGGATGCGACTCCCGCGACATCACCCGACTCCAGGGACAGCTTTTCGGATTCCCTCAGGTAACGCAGCCCTTCATCCAACCGTCCCAGGTTCTTCTGCACGTTGCCGATGTTGGAGAGGTTGTTCGCCTCCCAGTCCTTCCGGCCCAGCGCATGGTTCAGCTTGCGCGCCGCGATGAAACGCTCCAGCGCCTTGGGCATGTCGCCCATCCG
The DNA window shown above is from Flavobacteriales bacterium and carries:
- a CDS encoding response regulator; the protein is MSTGARACIAIVACLLAAAASRAQVDTLLIPLRHLSIEDGLSQGMVGSILQDRAGFMWFATKDGLNRYDGYSFKVFRHDPQDSSSVRDNHILKIFEDSKGLLWIGTNSGLDVFDPATEVFHHLPRMEGTSQDGGDLVCDVRSIAEDPSGNIWFNTAFNLYRVRPGTTAAAPLGPGTHAQRIADIHNCGLFVDHAGILRSHGPNVLDRTYPDRPYLHIDTRDEPFIASLVRDVADRTVHPVLGLRNERIVELAVRDAHRRITYQVAGTGTVTEIDDATGHERVIPAGQPAWGWPKHGMADVDGRIWLATDQGLWRCDPSTGRSSAMRPIDGPLGMTTLDVACIHQDRSGVIWIGTPGYGIFIYDPRIERFHTQLMRSVGWMAPLSDGRVLLVSGLNVKVCDPHRSITTPAPPGLVEGSERQFYYDRTGSFVVSPNGTVWSNANGILARSATDDRDFRFFRDPAIPVEFPLYASGDTLVAFGSASSHGLFDTRSERFTSVPYPMEASGGEYRFVQATQRDAAGIFWLGTMKGLLRLDPRTNAWQHYQNIPSDTTSLAADVIFCLLGDPKDADILWVGTSGGGLARLDKRTGRCRRFSTRDGLPNNVIYGLLSDDDGQLWMSTNKGLCCFDPETYAVRNFDGRHGLQNDEFNRYAFCKTQDGTLFFGGVNGLNHFHPRDLRIDERPVQVAITDIKLSNRSIALGAPEALLKVPTHLAEELVIPYAEASMLSIDFASMEYIALGNRTYQYQLEGYDRQRIDAGQAHSANYTNLDPGDYTFKVWGRNRDGVWNAEPIALRITILPPWYLTIWAKVAAVLILAGAVLLFIRIRTGGLKKQKELLERTVAERTAELSQAKDRAERSEVVKQQFLANMSHEIRTPMNAIMGMTGILKRNEHLPEQEKYLNAVSQSSENLLVILNDILDLSKLEAGRTELEQVAFDPRQVIGNVRDILRYKAEEKGLALVVEVDGDLPGMLLGDPTRLNQIVLNLAGNAIKFTERGSVTLRARWVNGELRIDVIDTGIGIPQDRLYTIFEEFTQAYSDTARKYGGTGLGLTISKRLAEMQGGSITVKSEQGRGSTFTLTIPYSIASATPATTAPDPGVEGKELRNVRILLAEDNDFNAMVAQDELADAIPGVRVDVAVNGSIALEMVRANDYDVILMDVQMPEMNGYDATRAIRALKGNKSRIPIVAMTANVMKEEVERCKEAGMDGYVPKPFKREELIGALQAALHTSQT
- a CDS encoding response regulator transcription factor — protein: MIKLALADDQVMFRRGLAMLLRDMPDVQVTFECSNGEELLTALRDNAVDIVLLDLEMPVLDGMKAMERIRAEHPQVKVIVLSMHGEEKFIVHLMELGANGYVLKTAEPDEIENAIRAVASTGYHFSEMVSRVMLHGLVKKDKIKPTFDDVDPLSERELEVLRLICQELTTTEIAGKLFLSPRTVEGHRNNILLKTGARNTAGLVVYAMSKGIFRP
- a CDS encoding Hpt domain-containing protein gives rise to the protein MDAPLTDLAYLERFCKGDRSRMEKYIRMYLSGAPDLFEKMHSALAAQDGESLAVAAHSARPQVNYMGAQKLFDLLTTLEQQARADGASTCHALVKEAMDLNEKVMAELRGRSGHGG
- a CDS encoding response regulator — its product is MAKKIFIVDDDVMLATMLADHLRSSFPHAVEVFHTGEDCLAHLSDHPDLVILDHHLNNVVKDAADGLQILQRIKKLDRQVHVIMLSSQTHYGVALQTVQKGAEQYVIKGKDQFDEIDRIVREVLG
- a CDS encoding tetratricopeptide repeat protein; this translates as MAANAADTVTADALYELSIEHLGRDGDRAKEFADRSIALSERIGYGLGVAKGHVMLAAVAEDKGQLPLALEHYELSHDKSVAIGDSIGIAQTLGNSGSVLARMGDMPKALERFIAARKLNHALGRKDWEANNLSNIGNVQKNLGRLDEGLRYLRESEKLSLESGDVAGVASARSNIATVLYEQGQFPEALRLTGQALEGFRTIGYANGEMRALGNMADIRLRMGDGAGALHDAQEALRMAGELGDPSGTAQAHITLGRAHLLAKRYDDAGRELRQGVTDASASDSWDLLLNAYLELSRVDSARGDHAAALAWFKRTVAAKDSLYNASSAQDLMRQKMQFDFDRKEELDRAEQEKKDALSAAELRRQKLLRNGSLFGLALMVAFAGVFLFQRVRIGRERARSEALLLNILPSEVAEELKAKGEAEAVQIDLVTVLFTDFKGFTAMSEHMSPKDLVRDLNECFSAFDRITEKHGIEKIKTIGDAYMAAGGLPTPNTTHVTDVMKAALEMRDFIAEGKARKVAAGLPYFEIRIGIHTGPVVAGIVGVKKFSYDIWGDTVNTASRMESSGEVGQVNISEATYALVKDEPGLTFTPRGKVQAKGKGEMEMYFVEWSV